From Clarias gariepinus isolate MV-2021 ecotype Netherlands chromosome 1, CGAR_prim_01v2, whole genome shotgun sequence:
gaagtaataccgggcgatagttgttaacttctgatgggtccaggcagggtttcttgatgATGGGAATAACatttgccttcttaaaagcagcagaaacatggccagatgatatggaatggttgatgatcgttgtggtgaagggaaggaggtctcgtgagatggcctggagcattgtggaagggattgggtctaatgaacaggtggtggggttaaatgacaagatgatctgctgaatctcatcagatgacaggttggagaattctgctaaggaaAGGAAGAatggtcctgaggttctgctgtaggagtttggttgggagcgaaggactggaggcctagttagctggctagcagagacaggacagaaagaCCTGACAgaaagacctaacataaattacaacataaattaacaaaaactaactagctacgTATAACTACAGGTTTTAGAATTTACAggttcttttattcttttagaaTAAAAGAACATGAATGGTTCAGAGGCATTTcggaatgacttagaagcagtTATTAAGGAGCctgagtgtttattttttatttttaagatgacataactagggctgcaactattattattttaataatcgattaatcagtcgataattttttcaattaatCGGCGAATCAGataaaaaaccaaaaacaagataagcattcatttccaaccctttattcaaaaacagaatgaaaatccttaaaaagtgcacaaacatgttgctacttgagctgttataataataataaaataaaataaaaatggactaacacaaaaaacatagacatgtatgcttaacatctgccaaatatatacagtggaaccttggattatgagcataattcgttccggacgcgggctcgtattccaaatcACTCGTAcacacacgctgtacacacacgcatttaaaaactaaataaaatatgttttatgcgcacacacgtggtcacagtgttatagtaaacagtacacgcgtgcacggatgtttattataccagtaaaagacaaGCAACGAGACGATTACGGATTTCTCTGCATCTGCTGTGTATCTTTTTTTCTACGTTtgctcgtttaaaaaaaaaatttgctccGCCCTGTTTGAGGCGCCGAACTCTGCTAACATCAGTGCTCgagtttttttaataatcaaatgtctccgcGTTGCACGACACAACAAATCGATTATGAAATTCCTTGCCAACACTTTTAGTAATCGATTTTTACCGATTTAATCgattcgttgttgcagccctgGACATAATGTTGTCAGGTATGTTTTCTTGATAAAAGtacttctgtgactggtttcaAATTTGAATTTTGGATGGTAGCTGGTCTTTTCTCAGTACTGCGCTCCATACGGACCGAAAATACCTGTGACCTAGAgtgataaattataaattaaacgTTCCAGTGCTGTTACCATCCATCAACACCTGCGTAATGCCACTCATCCAATCGGATTGCTCAGtgagaactaactgttgtataattgtaatttaaactgtgctatacagtataactgttaAATGTACCATTTCGTATTGAAACATTTATCTAGGCTAACACCAAATACTTTGATGTTTTATTGATTtgatgaaaaaacatttttgacaaTTATTGACAAGCTCTTCATAAATTctttacctgtaataaattgcattttttttccaactatataataattgcacaggtcgaGATTGTGGTTTCgcgtgttgtgtgttttattgtgcAACACTAATCAGCACACACCTAATGTATTTATAATGTTAGTGTGTTTGGTTTAACAACGAGAATGGGAACTTTGTGATCTTACTAAGtgagaagttttttttgtcggaataaaatgtgaaatattttagaAAGGTGATTAATTAAACTACAGGtaaaacatttcacatttcCAGAATACTAGTAGCGTAGtgtttccttgccaccgtcacccttggcttgctcatcatcTAATCATTATGatgtatacatatttttatgGTGGTGCCACTAAAGGACACACTTGAACCATTTGTATTTGTTGTGTCTCATCTTGTTACGTTACACTTGTTGAAGTGATTGCTCTAAGCCCAGGTCACTTAATCTGCCATTGACAATTATCTGATTCCAGTTATTTTGTCTTAGTGCAGATGAATTAGGCTTTTATGGGGTTTGTGAAGTATGGTCAAAGGGTGTGTACTTTTTAGTTTGACATTCTtataaatgattacatttttagGCAGAAGCGCAAGGAGCGGAAGCAGCAGCGGAAGTTGGAAAAACAGACGCAGAGTGAGGATAGAACAGACTTTCCAGACAGAAAGCGTGTTCGCAAAGAGGCAGAGCCTAGTCCTCTCCGTCTGGTCATAGACTGCAGCTTTGACAACCTCATGATGCTCAAGGTGGGACCTGGTCCATTCACACTGCAAATATTTATCAATGGTTCAGTTATCCAGTATTTTTTGTCATGGAATTGAAGTGGCTCTGTTTATGCATTACGCAGTGGGTAAATAGTTGCATGAATCCATGATTTAAACAAAGTATTTCATATTCAGGATGTAAAGAAACTTCACAAGCAGATTCAGAGATGCTATGCAGAGAACAGAAGAGCAGCACACCCAGTGAAGGTAATTATATAACAATGTGTAATATTAGTTTTAAACAGTTCTTAGTGTAATTAGAAATGTGTCAttataacttaaataattttttgtacagttttataTAACAAGCCATGATGGGCAGTTGAAACAATATATGAACGAAATTAACAAAGGCTGGGTCAACTGGAAGGTAAGAACttctaataatgataattttacttatttataacaTGCTAAAGGTCAGTTTATTAGTGTAAGTCCATCCCTCTCTTATAAATAAGTTGTAAACTCCAACACGTCATATAATGTGACTGTGCAGCATTTCTTGCATCATTTAGTACACAGGTCTAAATTTTCAAACTGTGTGACCTTCTTTTGAAATATTAAACTGGATTTTTCAAGCACAgctattttaattgtttactgTGAAagtttcaaaaaagtaaaactccCAGCATTCTGCAAtaatgtagataaaaaaaagaaagaaaatataaatcttACTGACCAAAACCAGTTTTACTGCGTGTACATAGTCATTTTCATGAATGTTCAGAATATAGTCACAGAACACACCCTTATACATAACATTATGTTGAATTTGCTTCCAGTCAGTGACTGTCTGATAAAGTACAAGAAACCTTTTCAGTGGAAGCAGCGGGATAAGAATTGAAATGTTGACACATTTATACTTTTGTGTGTTAGGCTTCATGATACATTTGAATTGCATTTGTGCACCCTATGCAGTGTAGCTAGAAAGGGTTGTTATTACACAAGCCATAAAGCCTTAAGTTGGTTTatgaattatataaaatataaatatttactatATGAGGGACATTCATGTCAAAATGAGAGTTTTTCCATATAATCCGCTGCTACACTGAAGTGGGCTTCAAGCCACCTAAGCTAGTATTGCCATTCAAGGACGTACAGATTTCTTTAAGAtgtttgcatcattcaaatgttttaatgcagcTACACTCTCTTCAGCGTTCTTTGACGTGAACACACTTCGACGTGAACACACTTCGACGTGAACACACTTTGACTATATTTTTTGTCGTTGTGAGTTCCAGTTATGTTAGACAACTAATCACCTGCCAAATGTCATTGTGGTCTTTAACACTTACAGGATGTCCATGTCAAGTCAGAGCATTTTCATGAAGTCTTAAGCAAAGAGGATTTGGTGTATCTTACCTCTGACTCGCCCAACATTCTCCAGGAGCTTGATGAGACCAAAGCCTACGTGATTGGAGGCCTGGTGGACCACAATCACCATAAAGTTAGTTTCCTGTGTTGGTCAAAAAACAATTTTGGCCAAGCTTTCAGACTGTCAGCTGTTGGACACATTtacctctagaatactctggtatacttGTTCGGTCTTCTTCTTGTTAGTGCAGTCTTGGACTTTAAAATTAACATGCTTAGTGAGGcgtgtagggtctgagatgtagcctTTGGGTTTGTtagtatttctctgagcattgcacagGCTGACCTTgaggtgaatgtgctgggacatccACTTCTGTCTGTTGTGAATGCTTTCTACTTGTAAACAAGCTTTTTTACTGTTGAACGATGAACTCCAAATTCCAAATTTATGTAAagtattaactgattttgtaagACCATTGATCTTgtaagaccattgcttatgtcttgtATATTTTGGTATTGTGTTAACACATACCAGATTGccccagaccagcaaactgccaaaatgcCTCTTTCATGGAGGTCTGCAAACATGCTGATAATcaatcatataaaataaataattgcatgatgaataaatgttatatgttgtttgttgaGATTGTATTTGCCAATTACAAAGATCTTCTAAAATCagataatttttatgttttaacacAGAATTTAAAGAAGGAGTACTAACTTTTGGACATGATTATACCATACAAGTTTGAAAGTATCAGTGGGTTTCTATGCTATATTGCAGTATTTTCACGTAAATGTGGAGGAAATTTGAATGAAATATGGGAAGATTTTGATGTATTTCATACAAGTGTGCCTCCTGCTGTTACCACCAGCATGTTGCCCCTCTTATTGCATGTGTTTCAGGGAATCTCTTTTAAACGGGCCACAGATCTTGGAATCGCTCATGCTCAACTTCCACTGGGAACTTTTGTCAAGATGAACAGCCGCAAAGTGCTCGCTGTCAACCATGGTAATACAAGACACGTTctcacacatgcagacacacaaaGGGGAACACAAAACTTGTagcaaaaaaagacatgaaccTTACAGTACTTGGGTAGTATGCCCCCAACTTCGTTTGCAAGAAATTTTATTGCACaatttaaatggatttttaaaaatgtacaatgccattttggaattaaataaaagtgtgcAGAGTGAaggtttattaagtagatttctcataagcacatattaaaaaatgtacagtgccatctgttaaattttgagatgaactaatggtttttaaacattttaaaaatcttttttttttaaggatactGTATAATGGTATTTTCACtaattagcatatcttctcttctttGGGGCAATTGCGAGGAAACAATGcctatgttacctcaagctcagcCAGATACACCTGTGAAAAACGTGTGATGCGcacataaacagacagacaaaaattccaaaaaccatattaatgtgttttattatttatcttacACGGCcccctaattttcttttcttgcaaATATCTTTCATGCACAGACACGctaactttacagttttattatatgtaggcCTATAGATTGTAACTTTAAGCCCATTACACAcgtatttctgtttttaaatcaatacAGTAGCAGTATCTCTTAAAAACACTTACATGCAACAGAACCAGTAATAGACTTAAGCAAACTTTGGTCTACTAAAATCAATTCaaactaattaatatttaaacaaatgtttggCACGCCTTTGGCTGATGTTCAAATGTTTGCATTAATGATCCTTAATTGTCCCATTGACAACAGAAGCTAAAAGATTTATTAATATTGAGCTAATTTAAAACTGGTTACACCTAAAAAATAACATGCTGACATGTTTTTCTTCCTTAGTGTTTGAGATTATGTTGGCATATCTGGACAAACATGACTGGCAAGAGGCTTTCTTCACTGTACTGCCTCAACGTAAAGGAGCTGTACCTCTGGACCAAGAGGACAAAGAGGAGCAGGATGAGAATGAAGAAGACTCTGATGCATGTGAGCCAGGGACACAAAACAGTGATGATACAAAAGACCAAAGAAACGGGAAACAGGATAAACTTGAAACTCAACACAACCAGTCAGATTCATGTGAACGGACTGCTGTgtaagaagaatttttttttattttatttcttttattttttttttcattttatgtaaattttatttcatgccAGGGTTTGGAAAGACTTGTGCtgaaaaagatttttgttttgcttaccAGTGCCTAAGTTATTGATATTTTTGTTTCAACAGTAATGAAAGTGATTTTGAGATATGAGTGTTTATCTGCCAATAAAGATGAGATCTGATCTCCTGCCAAATGTACTGTTTATGTCCAGACATGTCATTGTGTtttcaagtttttattttcaagaataaataaaaaaagaacacttaATGGACCTAAGGTTTATAAATAATCATTCACATGTGAAGAATCCAAGTGTTTATGCACTAAATGGCTGGaaatatgtggacacctgaccatcagaCGTTGCGAGGAgaaggtgctaaccactaagtcacctaTGAGAGCAAACAATTGTCTAAAATGTGTGTCGTAGCAAACCTGCTCAAGTATGTGACTGCACTGGATTTGTGAATGCTGCGGGTCTGTCTAGCTGACACTTGCTTAACTTTGACACCAGGTGGCATCATCATGTCGCTTGGATAAAAGCTTCCCATAACACAACAGGTATTTCATCCTGTGTCACTGTTATCTGTAATGAGAAGCGTCTGTCTGCTGTAGTAGTGCCTCGGGCTGTAACTGCTTTTggtgaaaaacaagttttaaagtTATTCTTCATCTGAAGGCAAAATTGTGCAAGTGAGACACCAATGCAGCCTTTTGACAAAATAGTGCTACAACTTAGAATAATGAGAAGACATTGAGTTTGTGTCATCATTTTATGTAGGTAGTGTATGATGGGGTAGTCAGacattgcaaaaaattgtggtTGATGATCAGTTTGGTTCTAATGAACAGGTGAATGAGTCACATTCTTTTAGTCAGAAGTCACTTCCTGCTAAAAAACACCACTATTGTACTGCATGGAaacctttaatttaaatataaccaGCCTATCTTAACAGTGCCAGCATTGTTAAGTACAAAATTaggaattttatataaaaataatgatcttcttttggctgcttttgttaggggtcgccacatcgGACAATTTGTCTTTGTCTAATTATGTCTACCACATCTTCCTTTGTCAGTCCACCCTCCTGCATTTCCTCTCTCACCACATCCTTAAACCTCTACTTGGGCCtttctcttctcctcctgcctggcagccaCATCTCTAACATTCTCCTCCAGTTACACCACATATCCCTTTTGCTGCGACTGTCCAAACCATTTTAATCTGACCTCTCTAACTTTGTCCCCAAACCATCATACCTGCACTGTCCCTCTAATATACTCATTCCtaatcctgtccattcttgtcactctTAAAGCAAGTCAcagcatcttcagctctgcttcctgtctttttgtCAGTGGAAACGTCATCAAACCGTAcaacattgctggtctcactacCTTCCTGTAAACTTTCCCTTTCATTTCTGCTAATACCTTTCTGTCACAGATCACTTCTGCTACTCTTCTCCACCCATCCCATCCTGCCTGCACTCTCCTCTTCACTCCTCATCTACCACACTACCTATTACTTTTACTTCTTTTGTAACATAACCTTTCCCCCACCCCCTcttacattcacacacatgttctTCACCTTGCTCCTACTGATCTTCAGCCTCTTCTCTCTAGTGCATCCCTCCACCTCTCTAGACCCATCTTGCTGCTGATCACAATATAATTTACAAACATCATAGTGCATGGGGACTTTAACGTCATCCGTCAACCTGTAAATTATCActgcaaacaagaaggggctaaGAGCCGATCTCTGGAACAGTTCCACCTACACCTTAAACCAGTCGGTTAAACCTATGGCACACCTCACTGCTATAACACTGTTTTTGTACATATCTGGCACCACCTtcacatacttctctgccactcctgACTTCCTTATGCTGTACAACAGTTTATCTCTGGGCACTcagtcatatgctttctctagaTCTATGAACACACAATGTAACTCTTTCTGACCTTTTCTATATTTCTCCATCAGCATTCTCAAAGCAAACATGGCATTTGTGGAGTTCTTTCTTGGCCTGAAGCCATACTGCTGCTCACAGATCGTCAACTCTCTTTTCAACTCTTCTTAACTCTAACTACTCATTCCATAACTTCATGGTGtggctcatcagctttattatgataataatagaagtgatttttattattaaagctaATGAGAAAAAACTCAATTAGCTCAGTATTCTAATGTAACTCAATGATTATTGCATTGGACTACTGAGAAGAAGGTCCCAGGGTCAAACTCTGCCACCACCAAGcttccactgttgggccttttaACCAGGTACTTAACCCCCAATTGCTTAAACATATAGTTTATTGATCCTAAGGGAAATTTCAAACATCATCCAGTAGCAAGGGTAATAACACAATAGGCATTTAATTGCAATTGCAAAAAATGTCAAGTTATGTAGAACAGTCAAAAAAGTACACAACAAAAATGactaaaaggaaacaaaatataaaataaaatataattatatagtacactagaatataatatactataagaataagaatacaCACTGGACTGAAGTGCACaatgcacacatttacacacaatttgAACAATTAAATTTGGCTaatccattttttgtttttttgggaagTAGGAGGAAAGCAGAGAACCCAGAAAACACCACATAAACGGAGGGTGAAACTCCAtacagacagtaacctgagcaCAGGATTAAAACAGGGACCCTGGAGCCGTAAGAAGGCAACGCTACCTCCTGCACTGCCATGctgtttttccatttattaACTTCAGACTTCTTTTTTGATTGATGAACTGCTTCAATTAAATAAAGGCAACTAGAAAATGTTTTGTTCAGGGCCTTTGTTTTCTTCCTAGATACATCTGCactttacatatactgtacatgatttgAATCATaacattattcttattatagGCTACTGTAAAATATTGCATCATAAGATTTTATAGTCTACAATCAGAAAATGAGTCCTTTTTTAGGGCTGTTTAATAAAAAGCAACctaatattattatatgatgacacctgaccatcacacctgTCTATATGTGCTTGTTGGACATTTTATTCCAGAACCATAGATTGTTTGTCGATGGAGATTGCATGGGTaggttcatttttatttatctgttagTAGTGGATGTAACTGACAAACCCAAACCACAGTAGGTGGCTTTCAGTGCATTTCAGAATTGTTggtttcactttaaactatCAGGCTAACCATTGATCCAACACTAAAGCAGCCATTGTGGCAGATCatacacactcctcacacatactcttcaccctcctgccatctggaaaaaaaaacgaagcatTCGGGCCTTATATTCATACCGTGTAACAGCTTCTTCCCACTACCCACCAAATCCACTGGACTGGACTGATATACACGCACACTCAGATAAACACAATCACCTCCATACGGTGGGACTGGACCAACAAACAtgcatgtgcgcacacactTACTCAGAAGAACACCATCTTGCAATTTCACACACCAACATGCAATTGcgtttttgcacaatatttattagatGCTACTTCAACAAGAAAtgttcactgtttttatttatcatgtcATGGATAATTTATTTGCACTACCTTACCTCCTTATTACAGAGTGGTTCATTGTGTCATGTTGTTTCTCTTGTTTGAAAATtagcacatgcactttatgtttgtctttttgtatagttttagacagttttgttaatttattttgttaatttatgttgttcatatggagcaccttggtcctggaggaatgttgtttagtttcactgtgtactgaactgtatagggttgaaattacaataaaagcctacttgacttgatcTTCTATATACAGgtcacagggtgccaatccatataACAGGGTTACACACCTCAGCAAACATTGGTCCCTGGCCAAAACAAGTCACGGTTTTGATTTTACCAATTAAGGCATAAATTGGTAAAAATATGTGACACAgaacatttccaaaaaaattattcagatATGTTTGTACATGTCTACAGCACTCTAGAGGTGCATGTATAGCTGTTACTTTGACTTTTAGCTACAGTAAGTGTTGTTCAATACACACCCTCCATTTGAAAGTTGAACATAGCTGTTCAACTTTCATTGTGGAACTATTTTTCAATGGACACCATCTCAACGGTCATCAAACAACCGTCATTTTTCATCAAATGGAAAATTCTGGAACACCATTTAACCTGTATgttttttggactgtaggaggaaacagGGATAGTGTGGGACCTGATGTGGGAATTGAACTctaaaccctggaggtgtggggccacagtgctaaccactacaacacattttttatgtaataaattttaCTTTCTTACACTGACGGGGATAGCTACGTGCTACAAACAGTGAGAACCCTGTTTGACATCGGTCAAGTTATgtatatttgttgtttttatggctgtttggaaaaacaaaaaactttagtCACTTCTGTACcagaaaattaaaattaaattaaattacgtgtattagtgtgtgtgtgagaga
This genomic window contains:
- the trmt10a gene encoding RNA (guanine-9-)-methyltransferase domain-containing protein 2 encodes the protein MSSDAVSDSRANANEQEVQAEGTETLSKRQRKKLLKQQLWEEQRDLRKQKRKERKQQRKLEKQTQSEDRTDFPDRKRVRKEAEPSPLRLVIDCSFDNLMMLKDVKKLHKQIQRCYAENRRAAHPVKFYITSHDGQLKQYMNEINKGWVNWKDVHVKSEHFHEVLSKEDLVYLTSDSPNILQELDETKAYVIGGLVDHNHHKGISFKRATDLGIAHAQLPLGTFVKMNSRKVLAVNHVFEIMLAYLDKHDWQEAFFTVLPQRKGAVPLDQEDKEEQDENEEDSDACEPGTQNSDDTKDQRNGKQDKLETQHNQSDSCERTAV